A genomic region of Candidatus Bathyarchaeota archaeon contains the following coding sequences:
- a CDS encoding tryptophan synthase subunit alpha encodes MIKEKFDKLKAKKEGVLIAYITGGDPNLKLTPLIADALINGGVDILEVGIPFSDPIADGPTIQLAVERALKAGATPRNILDLIGKIKRKHEETPIVILTYYNIIYKLGLRKFFKLANLNGVNGIVTADLPIEEAQEYKQEAQKHCIDTIFLAAPSTSIERLKMITQFSSGFLYLISTYGVTGVREKIQDLTIKFIKKVSLIVNGKIPLAVGFGISKAEHVKKILSVGVDGVIVGSKFVKIIEENKEENFLEKMRKFAFELKQASKMS; translated from the coding sequence ATGATTAAAGAGAAATTTGATAAATTAAAAGCGAAGAAAGAAGGCGTATTAATAGCTTATATAACTGGTGGAGACCCAAATTTAAAGTTAACTCCATTAATAGCTGATGCTTTAATAAATGGTGGAGTAGATATTCTTGAAGTAGGAATACCTTTTTCAGATCCAATAGCTGATGGACCAACAATTCAATTAGCAGTTGAAAGAGCATTAAAAGCAGGTGCAACTCCAAGAAATATTCTAGATTTAATAGGAAAAATTAAGAGGAAACATGAGGAAACACCAATTGTTATATTAACATATTATAACATAATTTATAAATTAGGATTAAGAAAGTTTTTTAAACTTGCTAATTTAAATGGAGTGAATGGAATAGTAACAGCTGATCTTCCAATAGAAGAAGCTCAAGAATATAAGCAAGAAGCTCAAAAACACTGTATTGATACTATTTTTTTAGCAGCTCCATCAACATCAATTGAAAGATTAAAAATGATAACTCAATTTTCTTCAGGTTTCCTTTACTTAATTTCAACATATGGTGTAACAGGTGTTAGAGAGAAAATCCAAGATTTAACTATTAAATTTATTAAAAAAGTTTCATTAATAGTTAATGGAAAAATTCCTTTAGCTGTAGGTTTTGGAATATCAAAAGCGGAACATGTAAAAAAAATTCTTTCAGTTGGAGTGGATGGCGTTATAGTTGGAAGCAAATTCGTGAAAATAATAGAAGAAAATAAAGAGGAAAATTTTCTAGAAAAAATGAGGAAATTTGCTTTTGAGTTAAAACAAGCTTCAAAAATGAGTTGA
- a CDS encoding polyprenyl synthetase family protein, translating to MNLNDELTQYSFNIEKKIENELNLLITETFHPFIKKLYSTLKEFILRKGKRIASYTTLITYKGYKKRENKKIFDICVSVEFYRHSILIHDDLVDEDEYRRGGETIHVSLTKERDERFGRGEAIFLGNIAYALALNKILNAGFKIETTIKAASLFSKAYKDVNESQALDLLFERENPEVNEWYIMASKRAASLFKLSILLGAIFGEAVKKDLKLLEEAAVNIGYAFDIQDDIIDLYASKEIYGRVPGRDLILKKKPLYMVYALRMVNHRDLEKIKKYFNFKEVNPNETLNVIREIVEKTGALKAAKDKMQLHIKKAKTLIQKTSLTQEAKNSFNSLINYISESLEWYT from the coding sequence ATGAATTTAAATGATGAGTTAACGCAATATAGTTTTAATATAGAAAAGAAAATTGAGAATGAATTAAATTTATTAATAACTGAGACGTTTCATCCATTTATTAAGAAGCTTTATTCGACTCTTAAAGAGTTTATTTTAAGAAAGGGAAAAAGAATAGCTTCTTACACAACTTTAATTACTTATAAAGGTTATAAAAAAAGGGAGAATAAAAAAATTTTTGATATTTGCGTTAGCGTAGAATTCTATAGACATAGCATTCTTATTCATGATGATTTAGTTGATGAGGATGAATATAGAAGAGGTGGAGAAACAATACATGTTTCTCTTACCAAAGAAAGGGATGAACGTTTCGGACGAGGAGAAGCAATATTTTTAGGAAATATAGCTTATGCTTTAGCATTAAATAAAATTTTAAATGCAGGGTTTAAAATTGAAACAACAATAAAAGCTGCATCATTATTCTCAAAAGCATACAAAGATGTAAATGAAAGCCAAGCTTTAGATTTACTTTTTGAAAGGGAAAACCCAGAAGTTAATGAATGGTACATTATGGCTTCTAAAAGAGCAGCTTCACTATTTAAATTATCTATTCTTCTTGGAGCTATTTTTGGAGAAGCTGTGAAGAAAGATTTAAAGCTTTTAGAAGAAGCAGCTGTTAACATAGGGTATGCTTTCGATATTCAAGATGATATTATAGATCTTTATGCTTCAAAAGAAATTTATGGAAGAGTACCTGGAAGAGATTTAATTTTAAAAAAGAAGCCTTTATACATGGTTTACGCTTTAAGAATGGTTAACCATAGAGACCTTGAAAAGATTAAAAAGTATTTTAATTTTAAAGAAGTAAATCCAAATGAAACTCTTAATGTTATAAGAGAGATCGTTGAAAAAACTGGAGCATTAAAAGCAGCGAAAGATAAAATGCAACTTCATATTAAAAAGGCTAAAACATTAATTCAAAAAACAAGTTTAACTCAGGAAGCTAAAAATTCATTTAATTCTTTAATTAATTATATATCTGAAAGTTTAGAATGGTACACTTAA
- a CDS encoding aminodeoxychorismate/anthranilate synthase component II: protein MKVLIIDNYDSFVYNLYQYVGELGGKPIVLRNNKASLSKVKKIKPDKIIISAGPGTPEDKKYFGFCLEILRRISPKISTLGICLGHQGIITAFGGEIVQAKRLMHGKTSLIIHDGKGIFKGIKNPLLATRYHSLVGRRKDLPKCLIITAESIDDKEIMGVRHKEYSIEGVQFHPESILTLEGKHLIKNFLDGE, encoded by the coding sequence ATGAAAGTTTTAATCATAGATAACTATGATTCATTTGTTTATAATCTTTATCAATATGTTGGCGAATTAGGAGGAAAACCCATAGTTTTAAGAAATAATAAAGCTTCATTAAGTAAAGTTAAGAAAATTAAACCAGATAAAATTATTATTTCAGCTGGGCCAGGAACACCTGAGGATAAAAAATATTTTGGATTTTGCTTGGAAATATTAAGGAGGATAAGCCCTAAAATTTCAACTTTAGGTATTTGTTTGGGTCATCAAGGGATTATAACAGCTTTTGGTGGAGAAATTGTTCAAGCAAAAAGGTTAATGCATGGAAAAACAAGTTTAATAATTCACGATGGAAAAGGTATTTTTAAAGGAATTAAAAACCCTTTATTAGCAACAAGATATCATTCACTTGTTGGAAGAAGAAAAGATTTACCAAAATGTTTAATCATAACAGCTGAGTCTATCGATGATAAAGAAATTATGGGTGTTAGACATAAAGAGTATTCTATTGAAGGTGTGCAATTTCATCCAGAATCGATCTTAACTCTTGAAGGAAAACATTTAATAAAGAATTTTTTAGATGGTGAATAA
- the trpD gene encoding anthranilate phosphoribosyltransferase — protein sequence MFNEFIKKIVYGIDLSSEEAEKAMEEIMNGNATQSQIGAFLTALKMKGETINEIVGFAKVMRRLCHKINPKVNGRLIDTCGTGGDVIKTFNISTTAAFIIAGAGVPVAKHGNRSVTSKSGSADVLEQLGLRLDLTPKEVEKIIENEGIGFMFAPVFHEAMKNAAQARKEIGIRTVFNILGPLTNPAGANAQLLGVYDETLVKPLAYVLKNLGCKEAIVTYGLDGLDEISTIGKTLIAWLKNGEINLTSLSPRKLGVKKAKIEDITGLDPKGNAEITFKILNGVYPTNNPKVEITLVNAAAGLILGGRADSFSYGLELAKESIESGRAYEKLKRLIKASGGNLTKLEELESRYA from the coding sequence ATGTTTAATGAATTTATAAAAAAAATTGTTTATGGAATTGATTTATCTAGTGAAGAAGCTGAAAAAGCTATGGAAGAAATAATGAATGGAAATGCAACTCAATCCCAAATTGGCGCATTTTTAACAGCTTTAAAAATGAAAGGGGAAACAATAAATGAAATAGTTGGATTTGCTAAGGTTATGAGGAGATTATGTCATAAAATAAATCCCAAGGTTAATGGAAGATTGATTGATACATGTGGTACAGGAGGAGATGTAATCAAAACTTTTAATATAAGCACAACAGCAGCATTTATCATAGCTGGAGCTGGAGTTCCAGTAGCTAAACATGGAAATAGATCAGTAACAAGCAAAAGTGGAAGCGCAGATGTTTTAGAGCAACTTGGATTAAGATTAGATTTAACACCAAAAGAAGTAGAGAAAATAATTGAGAATGAAGGGATAGGATTTATGTTCGCTCCAGTATTTCATGAAGCTATGAAGAATGCAGCTCAAGCTAGAAAAGAAATAGGGATAAGAACCGTATTTAATATTTTAGGACCATTAACCAATCCTGCTGGTGCAAATGCTCAACTTTTAGGAGTTTATGATGAAACCTTAGTTAAACCTTTAGCTTATGTGCTAAAAAACCTAGGTTGTAAAGAAGCAATAGTTACCTATGGATTAGATGGATTAGATGAAATATCCACAATAGGAAAAACATTAATAGCATGGTTAAAAAATGGGGAAATAAATTTAACGAGTCTTTCTCCAAGAAAACTTGGAGTTAAAAAAGCTAAAATTGAAGATATAACAGGTTTAGATCCAAAAGGAAATGCAGAAATTACTTTTAAAATACTAAATGGAGTTTACCCTACTAATAACCCTAAAGTAGAAATAACGCTTGTTAATGCTGCAGCAGGATTAATTTTAGGAGGAAGAGCAGACAGCTTTAGTTATGGATTAGAATTAGCTAAAGAAAGCATAGAAAGCGGAAGAGCATATGAGAAATTAAAACGTTTAATCAAAGCTAGCGGTGGAAACTTAACTAAACTTGAGGAGTTAGAATCAAGATATGCTTAA
- the trpE gene encoding anthranilate synthase component I — protein MAFGCSPSIKLPSITLKEIPFTDPAKLFFKVYQICDYAFLLESIEGPEKLARYSFIGFNPLMIIKVKNGKAVIQKRERNIIVKAVKDPLSLIKALIKKPSLKNYFSRFIGGFVGYISYDTVRYWERLPENAVDDLNFPDVEGGLFNDCVIFDHYERRAFYYCIDGENNLKIIKNAKNLSFNNEKIKVNDVKLNFTRTEYNEAVKKAKKYIKLGDVFQVVLSKRYEFNIEGDLTRFYLALKKMNPSPYMFFLKMGKRQLIGSSPEMLVRIENRMIETFPIAGTRPRGKTIEEDKKLAKELLSDLKERAEHIMLVDLARNDIGKVSEFGSVKVPEFMVIHRYSHVQHIVSKVIGKLRKDLNCYDALKAVFPAGTVSGAPKIRAMEIIDELEPNRRGPYAGAVGYFSYNENMDFAITIRTLVVNEDKGYIQSGSGIVADSSPKKEWFETEHKAKALLKALKASLKVK, from the coding sequence ATCGCGTTTGGATGTTCACCCAGCATAAAACTGCCTTCAATAACTTTAAAGGAAATACCATTTACAGATCCTGCTAAACTTTTTTTCAAAGTTTATCAAATATGCGATTATGCTTTTCTTTTAGAGTCTATCGAAGGACCGGAGAAACTAGCTAGATACTCTTTCATAGGTTTTAACCCCTTAATGATTATTAAAGTTAAGAATGGTAAGGCAGTGATTCAAAAAAGAGAGAGAAATATCATAGTAAAAGCGGTTAAAGATCCATTAAGTTTAATTAAAGCATTAATTAAAAAACCTAGTTTAAAAAATTATTTTTCCAGATTTATTGGAGGATTTGTAGGCTATATCTCTTACGATACTGTTCGCTACTGGGAAAGGCTTCCAGAAAATGCTGTAGATGATTTAAATTTTCCAGATGTAGAAGGGGGATTATTTAACGATTGCGTAATATTTGATCATTATGAAAGAAGAGCTTTTTACTATTGCATAGATGGAGAAAATAATTTAAAGATAATTAAAAATGCAAAAAATCTTTCTTTTAATAATGAAAAAATTAAAGTAAATGATGTTAAGTTAAACTTTACAAGGACAGAATATAATGAAGCTGTTAAAAAAGCTAAAAAATACATTAAGCTAGGTGATGTTTTTCAAGTTGTTTTATCTAAAAGATATGAATTTAATATTGAAGGGGATTTAACTAGGTTTTATTTAGCTCTTAAAAAGATGAATCCTTCACCATATATGTTCTTCTTGAAGATGGGGAAACGTCAGCTTATTGGCTCAAGCCCTGAAATGCTTGTAAGAATTGAAAACCGTATGATAGAAACATTTCCTATAGCTGGAACTCGACCTAGAGGAAAAACTATAGAGGAAGATAAAAAATTAGCTAAAGAACTTTTATCAGATTTAAAGGAAAGAGCAGAACATATAATGCTTGTTGATTTAGCTAGAAACGATATAGGGAAAGTTTCTGAATTTGGAAGTGTTAAAGTTCCAGAATTTATGGTTATTCATCGTTACAGTCATGTTCAACATATAGTTTCAAAAGTAATTGGAAAATTAAGGAAGGATTTAAATTGTTATGATGCTTTAAAAGCAGTGTTCCCAGCTGGAACAGTTTCTGGAGCCCCTAAAATTAGGGCTATGGAAATTATTGATGAATTAGAACCTAATAGAAGAGGCCCTTACGCAGGAGCTGTAGGATATTTCTCATATAACGAAAATATGGATTTCGCTATAACCATTAGAACACTAGTGGTAAATGAAGATAAGGGATATATTCAATCTGGAAGCGGTATAGTAGCTGATTCTTCTCCAAAAAAAGAATGGTTTGAAACAGAGCATAAAGCTAAAGCATTATTAAAAGCTTTAAAAGCTTCCTTAAAGGTGAAATAA
- a CDS encoding helix-turn-helix domain-containing protein yields the protein MEEKNAIESQTYKALANRARMEILHLLYKRPMSVEEIAEEIKLQPITVRHHLRALEEAGLITQKEYRVGKAGRPSVKYEISREIPPISFPKRQYLALSSFFIKTANLLLGEKKAAEFFKKVGFEMGSHAIKRIETKYEIKEWTPETFKEFFIEKYLREIGSEPEIIEISNTKIVYRLHNCIFFELALDKPDILCDILHESFNKGVSSGLGGKAKFIRTRCLTHGEPYCEHVCEWSI from the coding sequence ATGGAAGAAAAAAATGCAATTGAATCTCAAACGTATAAAGCCTTAGCTAATAGAGCTAGAATGGAAATACTTCACTTACTTTATAAACGTCCCATGAGTGTGGAAGAAATAGCGGAAGAAATTAAGCTTCAACCAATAACTGTACGTCATCATTTACGTGCTTTAGAAGAAGCAGGATTAATAACTCAAAAAGAGTATAGAGTGGGGAAAGCTGGAAGACCAAGTGTGAAATATGAAATCTCAAGAGAAATTCCCCCAATTAGTTTTCCAAAACGACAATATTTAGCTCTTTCAAGTTTTTTCATAAAAACTGCAAACCTTTTATTAGGTGAAAAAAAAGCTGCAGAATTTTTTAAAAAAGTCGGATTTGAAATGGGGTCACATGCCATAAAAAGGATCGAAACTAAATATGAAATTAAAGAATGGACACCAGAAACTTTCAAAGAATTCTTTATAGAAAAATACTTAAGAGAGATTGGTTCAGAGCCTGAAATCATCGAAATTAGTAACACAAAAATTGTTTATAGACTTCATAATTGCATATTTTTCGAGTTAGCTTTAGATAAACCAGATATATTATGCGATATTCTTCATGAAAGCTTTAATAAAGGTGTAAGCAGTGGACTTGGTGGTAAAGCTAAATTTATAAGAACAAGATGCTTAACTCATGGAGAACCATATTGCGAACATGTATGCGAATGGTCTATATGA
- a CDS encoding molybdenum cofactor guanylyltransferase, translated as MKNIIILAGGKSSRFGKDKALVKLNNKPLISYVVDVALKIAKRIIVVIKNDNDGELYKSLLPESIIVARDELNIQSPLIGMLTGMKILKSGYTAVLPCDCPFINEKLINHLFKSVKGFNAAIPKWPNGYIEPLHAVYRIEQMISSIEDALKNKTLSVSSAIKYLKKIVYIPVSELKKHDQKLLSFFNINTVEDLKIAETQII; from the coding sequence TTGAAGAATATAATAATTTTAGCTGGTGGTAAAAGTTCAAGATTTGGTAAAGATAAAGCTTTAGTAAAATTGAATAATAAACCTTTAATAAGTTATGTTGTTGATGTCGCATTAAAAATTGCAAAGAGAATTATTGTAGTAATTAAGAATGATAATGATGGGGAACTTTATAAGAGTTTGCTTCCAGAAAGTATTATTGTGGCAAGGGATGAATTAAATATTCAAAGCCCTTTGATTGGGATGTTAACAGGTATGAAGATTTTGAAAAGTGGTTATACTGCTGTTCTTCCATGCGATTGCCCATTTATAAATGAAAAATTGATAAATCATCTTTTTAAAAGTGTTAAAGGATTTAATGCTGCTATTCCAAAATGGCCTAATGGATATATTGAGCCTCTTCACGCTGTATATAGAATAGAACAAATGATTTCATCGATTGAAGATGCTTTAAAAAATAAAACATTAAGCGTTTCAAGTGCAATTAAATATTTAAAAAAAATAGTTTATATTCCGGTAAGTGAACTTAAAAAACATGACCAAAAATTATTAAGTTTTTTTAATATTAACACAGTAGAAGATTTAAAAATAGCTGAGACTCAAATTATTTAG
- a CDS encoding indole-3-glycerol-phosphate synthase, producing the protein MLNFLEILVKEAEERISSNYYKHVKKLSFNPISLKNAILRNKKISIIAEIKKCSPSIGDLVREINIKKVALEMEKGGAIGISILTEPKRFKGSLKDLIDVRKQVKLPILMKDIIISFAQIEAAANIGANAILLIKSLFDEGFCKINLEEAIDYAHSLNLEVLLETHTEQEFDLAIKTKADLIGINNRNLKNLKVDLNVTRRILSRKIDLNNKVIVSESGIKSVSDIQNLRKLGVHAFLIGSSIITSKNIQEKVMEYTGL; encoded by the coding sequence ATGCTTAATTTTCTAGAAATTTTAGTTAAAGAAGCTGAAGAAAGAATATCCTCAAACTATTATAAACATGTTAAAAAACTTTCATTTAACCCTATAAGTCTTAAAAATGCTATTTTAAGAAATAAAAAAATATCTATTATAGCTGAAATTAAAAAATGCTCACCATCTATAGGAGATTTAGTGAGAGAAATTAACATTAAAAAAGTTGCTTTAGAAATGGAGAAGGGAGGCGCTATTGGAATATCAATTTTAACAGAGCCTAAAAGATTTAAAGGAAGCTTAAAAGATTTAATTGATGTTCGAAAACAAGTTAAATTACCGATTTTAATGAAGGACATTATAATAAGCTTCGCTCAAATAGAAGCTGCAGCTAACATTGGAGCGAATGCAATATTATTGATTAAGTCACTATTTGATGAGGGGTTCTGCAAAATAAACCTTGAGGAAGCTATTGATTATGCACATTCATTAAATTTAGAGGTTTTGCTAGAAACCCACACAGAACAAGAATTTGATTTAGCAATAAAAACTAAAGCAGATTTAATAGGAATAAACAATAGAAACTTAAAAAATTTAAAGGTAGACCTTAATGTAACAAGAAGAATATTAAGTAGAAAAATTGATTTAAACAATAAAGTGATTGTAAGCGAAAGTGGAATAAAATCTGTAAGCGACATTCAAAATCTTCGTAAACTTGGTGTACACGCGTTTTTAATAGGTTCCTCAATAATTACATCAAAAAATATTCAAGAAAAAGTTATGGAGTATACGGGTTTATGA
- a CDS encoding DMT family transporter: MIGEFLALFASFCWAFSAVLYRKVLENKGYFIVNLLRVGFASLFLAFFLPFLLLTSQLSSLTFNEILLFIFAAVNGPVIGDTLYFIGLKRVGVSRTQSISSSYPLFSMVLATIFLHENLSFAIIVGTPLIVIGIILVLPIENKNRLNSLDSFSKFTPVLTAFFWSIALITFKFILNNSGINPIFATFINRLFSLPFLFFTAIAVNEFNQIKKLSKIEVVLISVAGIVSLGIGGISVFLSLSLLDASKAIPLSSVSPFFTLILALIYIKEKLNFKIFVGTILIVTGIFLLTFC, encoded by the coding sequence ATGATTGGTGAGTTTTTAGCTTTATTCGCTTCTTTTTGCTGGGCTTTTTCTGCAGTTTTATACAGGAAAGTTTTAGAAAATAAAGGATATTTTATAGTAAATCTATTAAGAGTTGGATTTGCATCTCTTTTTTTAGCTTTCTTTCTTCCTTTTTTACTTCTAACTTCTCAATTATCAAGTTTAACGTTTAATGAAATACTTCTTTTTATTTTTGCTGCAGTGAATGGGCCTGTCATAGGTGATACCTTATATTTTATAGGATTAAAACGAGTGGGTGTTTCTCGTACTCAATCTATATCAAGTTCATATCCACTTTTTTCAATGGTTTTAGCTACGATATTTCTACATGAAAACCTTAGCTTCGCTATAATTGTAGGAACGCCACTAATTGTTATTGGAATAATTTTGGTTCTTCCAATTGAAAATAAAAATCGTTTAAATAGCTTGGATTCTTTCTCTAAATTTACACCTGTCTTAACAGCATTTTTCTGGAGCATTGCGCTTATAACTTTTAAATTTATTTTAAATAATAGTGGAATTAACCCAATTTTTGCAACATTTATTAATAGATTATTCTCTCTTCCATTTTTATTTTTCACAGCTATAGCTGTTAATGAGTTTAATCAAATAAAAAAATTAAGTAAAATTGAAGTTGTTCTTATATCAGTTGCAGGAATAGTAAGTCTTGGAATTGGAGGAATAAGTGTTTTTTTAAGTTTATCCTTGTTAGATGCTTCAAAAGCAATTCCTCTTTCTTCAGTAAGCCCCTTCTTTACTCTTATTCTTGCGCTTATTTATATCAAAGAAAAATTAAATTTTAAAATTTTCGTTGGGACAATCCTTATTGTAACAGGCATATTTTTATTAACTTTTTGTTAA
- the trpB gene encoding tryptophan synthase subunit beta — protein sequence MNGKYGEYGGQFVPETLMPALKELEEAYEKLIINEEFQAKLKYLLSEYAGRPTPLYYAENLTKKVGGAKIYLKREDLTHGGAHKINNTLGQALLAKEMNKTRVIAETGAGQHGVATAMACAVLGLKAEIYMGAEDIKRQKLNVFRMNLLGAKVHQVNSGSKTLKDAINEALRDWVTNLNSTYYLIGSVVGPHPYPKIVRTFQSIIGNELKKQILEKEGRLPDALVACVGGGSNAIGTFYPFLDNKKVKLYGVEAAGLGLKSGKHAASLCAGSKGVFHGMLTYILQDVNGQIQTTHSISAGLDYPGVGPEHAFLKDIERVKYVSITDEEAIKAFLKLSKLEGIIPALEPSHALAYAMKLAAKMKKDEIIVVTLSGRGDKDVESVAKYLRVEV from the coding sequence ATAAATGGAAAGTACGGGGAATATGGAGGACAATTTGTACCAGAAACTTTAATGCCAGCTTTAAAGGAGCTTGAAGAAGCTTATGAAAAATTAATAATTAATGAAGAATTTCAAGCAAAGTTAAAGTATTTATTATCTGAATATGCTGGTAGACCAACACCACTTTACTATGCTGAAAACTTAACTAAAAAAGTTGGAGGAGCAAAAATCTATCTTAAAAGGGAAGATTTAACCCATGGAGGAGCACATAAAATAAATAATACGCTTGGGCAAGCTCTTTTAGCTAAAGAAATGAATAAAACTAGAGTTATAGCTGAGACAGGAGCTGGACAACATGGAGTAGCCACAGCTATGGCATGCGCTGTTTTAGGGCTTAAAGCTGAAATATATATGGGTGCTGAAGATATAAAAAGACAAAAACTTAATGTTTTTAGAATGAATCTTTTAGGAGCTAAAGTTCATCAAGTTAACTCAGGTTCAAAAACTTTAAAAGATGCTATTAATGAAGCTTTAAGAGATTGGGTTACTAATCTTAATTCAACATATTATCTTATAGGTTCGGTTGTTGGACCGCATCCATACCCAAAAATTGTAAGAACATTTCAAAGCATTATAGGAAATGAATTAAAAAAACAAATTTTAGAAAAGGAAGGAAGATTACCAGATGCTTTAGTAGCTTGTGTTGGTGGGGGAAGCAACGCTATAGGAACTTTTTACCCATTTTTAGACAACAAAAAAGTAAAACTTTACGGAGTTGAAGCAGCTGGTTTAGGGTTAAAATCTGGAAAGCATGCAGCATCTTTATGCGCAGGTTCAAAGGGGGTATTCCATGGAATGCTAACATATATACTTCAAGATGTTAATGGTCAAATTCAAACTACTCATAGTATTTCTGCTGGTTTAGATTATCCCGGAGTTGGACCGGAACATGCATTTCTTAAAGATATTGAAAGAGTCAAATATGTATCTATAACTGATGAAGAAGCCATTAAAGCTTTTCTTAAATTATCTAAACTTGAAGGAATAATCCCTGCACTTGAACCTTCTCACGCTTTAGCATACGCAATGAAGTTAGCAGCTAAAATGAAGAAAGATGAAATAATAGTTGTTACTTTATCAGGTAGAGGAGATAAAGATGTTGAATCTGTAGCTAAATACCTTAGAGTTGAAGTATAA
- a CDS encoding phosphoribosylanthranilate isomerase, with amino-acid sequence MKVKICGITRRDDLFLAVKAGADALGFIVNISSSPRNISLERAKKLIKKTPIFIDTVLVTKPKSLKELIKIIERLKPKTLQIYEDNFSILELKKLNIPIIKPVKANEETIFKELKKACYFNAVLIDSFSLNKLGGTGKTHDWSLSRKVRDEIYPKPLILAGGLTVNNVQEAIKTVKPYAVDVSSGVEVKPGIKDYRKMVEFIEKAKELKL; translated from the coding sequence ATGAAAGTTAAGATATGTGGAATTACAAGAAGAGATGATTTATTTTTAGCGGTTAAAGCTGGTGCAGATGCTTTAGGATTCATAGTTAATATTTCATCTTCTCCAAGAAATATTAGTTTAGAAAGAGCTAAAAAACTTATTAAAAAAACTCCTATTTTTATAGATACTGTTCTTGTTACAAAACCTAAAAGCCTTAAAGAGTTAATTAAAATTATAGAAAGATTAAAACCTAAAACACTTCAAATTTATGAGGATAATTTTTCCATTTTAGAATTAAAAAAGTTAAACATACCAATTATAAAGCCTGTTAAAGCTAATGAAGAAACCATTTTTAAAGAATTGAAGAAAGCCTGCTATTTTAATGCTGTTTTAATAGATTCATTCTCTTTAAATAAACTTGGTGGCACAGGTAAAACGCATGATTGGAGTTTAAGTAGGAAAGTTAGAGATGAGATTTATCCTAAACCATTAATTTTAGCTGGAGGCTTAACAGTTAATAATGTTCAAGAAGCAATTAAAACTGTTAAACCTTATGCTGTTGATGTTTCAAGTGGAGTTGAAGTTAAACCTGGAATAAAAGATTATAGAAAAATGGTTGAATTTATTGAAAAAGCTAAGGAGTTAAAACTATGA